A region from the Mycolicibacterium phlei genome encodes:
- a CDS encoding amino acid ABC transporter permease produces MTTTEAPPVRPGARESGRSERDAALPRARPRHLGRWVVSLLVLVLLGLFIRTMATNENLDWGVVGRYLFDPTVLTGVKNTIVITALSQTIGIVGGLFLALARLSRNPVLRYGAGGYIWFFRGVPVLVQLIFWFNLGLVFPHLSLGLPGTSLELFSVPANTAITPFVAVLLGLGLNEMAYMAEIIRGGLLGVPAGQREAAASLGMTPLQTLRKVVLPQAVRMIIPPTSNQTIIMLKISALASVITYQDLLTSVQLIYSVNLRTLELLIVASIWYVALTTLLTLAQGALERRMSRSLAAVPAARPSVAARLLRGGER; encoded by the coding sequence GTGACGACGACCGAGGCGCCACCGGTCCGGCCGGGCGCGCGCGAATCCGGGCGCAGTGAGCGCGACGCCGCGCTGCCGCGCGCCCGTCCCCGCCACCTCGGCCGGTGGGTGGTCAGCCTGCTGGTGCTGGTCCTGCTGGGGCTGTTCATCCGCACCATGGCCACCAACGAGAACCTCGACTGGGGTGTGGTCGGCAGGTACCTGTTCGACCCGACCGTGCTCACCGGGGTCAAGAACACCATCGTCATCACGGCGCTGTCCCAGACCATCGGCATCGTCGGCGGATTGTTCCTGGCGCTGGCCCGGCTGTCGCGGAACCCGGTGCTGCGCTACGGCGCCGGCGGCTACATCTGGTTCTTCCGCGGCGTGCCGGTGCTGGTGCAGCTGATCTTCTGGTTCAACCTCGGCCTGGTCTTCCCGCATCTGTCGCTGGGCCTCCCGGGCACCTCGCTCGAACTGTTCTCGGTGCCCGCGAACACGGCGATCACCCCGTTCGTCGCGGTACTGCTCGGCCTCGGACTCAACGAGATGGCCTACATGGCCGAGATCATCCGCGGCGGCCTGCTGGGTGTCCCGGCCGGCCAGCGGGAGGCCGCGGCGTCGCTGGGGATGACACCGCTGCAGACGCTGCGCAAAGTCGTTCTGCCGCAGGCGGTCCGGATGATCATCCCGCCGACGAGCAACCAGACGATCATCATGCTGAAGATCTCGGCGCTGGCCAGCGTGATCACCTATCAGGACCTGCTGACCTCGGTGCAGCTGATCTACTCGGTGAACCTGCGGACACTGGAGCTGCTGATCGTGGCCAGCATCTGGTACGTGGCGCTGACCACCCTGCTCACCCTCGCACAGGGGGCACTCGAACGGCGGATGAGCCGCTCGCTGGCCGCGGTCCCGGCGGCGCGGCCCTCGGTGGCCGCGCGGCTGCTGCGGGGCGGTGAACGCTGA
- a CDS encoding SDR family NAD(P)-dependent oxidoreductase, with protein MTMTETRVALVSGSTSGIGVEVARRLVADGLNVVISGRSAERGAQVQSELGERAHFVAADLTADGACDRLVAAAVERFGRLDVLVNNAAIDHTGPLLAVPAAEIRTTLETNTVAAVLLLQAAARAMVDAGRGGAIINVTSRLASAGVPTMGIYSASKGALLSLTRTAAIELAEHNVRVNAVAPGLTRTPLYEEWMAGLPDPEEVARAQAEAIPLGRIAEPADVAAAVSFLASPGAAYITGVSLPVDGGYLAK; from the coding sequence ATGACGATGACCGAAACCCGGGTGGCGCTCGTCAGCGGGTCGACCTCCGGAATCGGCGTCGAGGTCGCCCGCCGGCTGGTGGCCGACGGGCTGAACGTGGTCATCTCCGGGCGGTCGGCCGAGCGCGGGGCCCAGGTGCAGTCGGAGCTGGGCGAGCGCGCGCACTTCGTCGCCGCCGATCTGACCGCCGACGGCGCCTGCGATCGCCTGGTGGCCGCCGCGGTCGAGCGGTTCGGCCGGCTCGACGTGCTGGTCAACAACGCGGCCATCGACCACACCGGTCCGCTGCTGGCGGTGCCCGCCGCCGAGATCCGCACCACGCTGGAGACCAACACCGTGGCCGCGGTGCTGCTGCTGCAGGCCGCCGCGCGGGCGATGGTCGACGCCGGTCGCGGCGGCGCGATCATCAACGTGACGTCCCGCCTGGCCAGCGCCGGTGTCCCGACCATGGGCATCTACTCGGCGAGCAAGGGCGCACTGCTGTCACTGACCCGGACCGCCGCCATCGAGCTGGCCGAGCACAACGTCCGCGTCAACGCCGTCGCCCCGGGGCTGACCCGCACCCCGCTCTACGAGGAGTGGATGGCCGGGCTGCCCGACCCCGAGGAGGTGGCCAGGGCCCAGGCCGAGGCCATCCCGCTGGGGCGGATCGCCGAGCCCGCCGACGTCGCCGCCGCGGTGTCGTTCCTGGCCTCGCCCGGGGCCGCCTATATCACCGGAGTCTCGCTGCCGGTCGACGGTGGCTATCTCGCCAAGTAG
- a CDS encoding glycoside hydrolase family 6 protein, with protein MSSAARAVARWIAPVLTAAVTAGFVATTVQPETDLSVRLTSEGNPLDGAPFYVNPNSVAMRAAQKADPPNAALDYVANTPQAYWLTPGPSASTVAKYTADAQAVGAIPVFAIYGIPHRDCGSFAAGGHGSGDAYRAWIDGIAADIGGARAAVILEPDALAMADCLSGAQRQERFDLIAYAVDRLTANPATAVYVDAGHSRWTPVEEMANRLNQVGVTKARGFSLNTANFFTTEEEIGYGEAISGLTGGSHYVIDTSRNGNGPADGEMYWCNPSGRALGVRPTTATAAPHADAYLWIKRVGESDGTCGKGDPPVGTFVNQYVYELAANAGVA; from the coding sequence ATGTCCTCCGCTGCCAGAGCAGTCGCGCGCTGGATCGCCCCCGTCCTGACCGCCGCGGTCACCGCCGGTTTCGTCGCCACAACGGTGCAGCCCGAGACCGATCTGTCAGTCCGGCTGACCAGCGAGGGAAACCCGCTCGACGGTGCCCCGTTCTACGTCAACCCGAACTCGGTGGCGATGCGGGCCGCCCAGAAGGCCGACCCGCCGAACGCGGCCCTGGACTACGTCGCCAACACCCCACAGGCCTACTGGCTGACACCCGGCCCGTCGGCGTCGACGGTGGCCAAGTACACCGCCGATGCCCAAGCCGTCGGGGCCATACCGGTGTTCGCGATCTACGGCATCCCGCACCGCGACTGCGGCAGCTTCGCCGCGGGCGGGCACGGCTCCGGCGACGCCTACCGGGCGTGGATCGACGGCATCGCCGCCGACATCGGCGGGGCCCGCGCGGCGGTCATCCTCGAACCCGACGCGCTCGCGATGGCCGACTGCCTGTCCGGCGCGCAGCGCCAGGAACGCTTCGACCTGATCGCCTACGCCGTCGACCGGCTGACCGCCAACCCGGCCACCGCCGTCTACGTCGACGCCGGGCACTCGCGCTGGACGCCCGTCGAGGAGATGGCCAACCGGCTCAACCAGGTCGGCGTCACCAAGGCGCGCGGCTTCAGCCTCAACACCGCGAACTTCTTCACCACCGAGGAGGAGATCGGATATGGCGAGGCGATCTCCGGACTGACCGGCGGCTCGCACTACGTCATCGACACCTCGCGCAACGGCAACGGCCCCGCCGACGGCGAGATGTACTGGTGCAACCCGAGCGGACGTGCCCTGGGCGTGCGGCCCACCACCGCCACCGCCGCCCCGCACGCCGACGCCTACCTGTGGATCAAGCGTGTCGGGGAGTCCGACGGCACCTGCGGCAAGGGTGATCCGCCCGTCGGAACCTTCGTCAATCAATACGTCTACGAGCTGGCGGCCAACGCGGGCGTCGCCTGA
- a CDS encoding GntR family transcriptional regulator: MASKASLSDVAPIEPVDIALTVANRLRDMLAQGRFQPGEQITEPSIAAAFHVGRGPVREALKRLTEQGLLVSERNRGVFVPVLSTEDVEDIYRLREAVELAAIKHLVQNPDPRVFARLWDILRQYRENLAIQDWDSADELDMAFHRELVYATGSRRLIQAFDTVSVETRMCLRALVFHHPDHPDMESWHTDILRAAEQGDLQAAQRALEFHNSTVIADIKRGNEAGDS; the protein is encoded by the coding sequence ATGGCATCGAAGGCGTCGCTCTCCGACGTCGCTCCGATCGAGCCCGTCGACATCGCGCTGACGGTGGCCAACCGGTTGCGCGACATGTTGGCCCAGGGCCGGTTCCAACCGGGCGAGCAGATCACCGAACCCTCGATCGCCGCGGCGTTCCACGTCGGGCGGGGGCCGGTGCGCGAGGCCCTCAAGCGCCTCACCGAACAGGGGCTGCTGGTCTCCGAACGCAACCGCGGGGTGTTCGTCCCCGTCCTGTCCACCGAGGATGTCGAGGACATCTACCGGCTGCGCGAGGCGGTGGAGCTCGCCGCGATCAAACATCTGGTGCAGAACCCCGACCCCCGGGTCTTCGCCCGGTTGTGGGACATCCTGCGGCAGTACCGGGAGAACCTGGCGATCCAGGACTGGGACAGCGCCGACGAGCTGGATATGGCCTTCCACCGCGAACTCGTGTACGCCACCGGCAGCCGTCGACTCATCCAGGCGTTCGACACGGTGTCGGTCGAGACGCGGATGTGCCTGCGCGCATTGGTCTTTCACCATCCGGACCACCCGGACATGGAGAGCTGGCACACCGACATCCTGCGGGCCGCCGAACAGGGCGACCTGCAGGCCGCCCAGCGCGCGCTGGAGTTTCACAACTCCACGGTGATCGCCGACATCAAGCGCGGCAACGAGGCCGGCGACTCCTAG
- a CDS encoding NAD-dependent succinate-semialdehyde dehydrogenase: protein MTTPVRSADPAEVARADEVIAGIAPPSGPTFPVHDPATGELIAEVADHDVDAALAAVERAEAAGRAWARTSARTRADVLLAWYDQLTAHTDDLAALITREMGKPLAESLTEVRYGTDFVRWYSEEASRPGGTYRELPAGGADVLVRRAPVGLSVLITPWNFPLAMATRKIAPALAAGCPVVIKPAELTPLTTMYAVMLAEQIGVPEGLINVVTTSSPSSFSEAVLRDPRVRKVSFTGSTEVGRVLLNLASHNVLRTSMELGGNAAVLVFDDADLDRAVAGTFQAKMRNGGQSCIAANRIFVQDTIHDAFVERLTDAMASVVVGNGFAPGVGLGPLIDDRAVDSMVRLVADAYERGAEVRTGGAPLPGGGYFFEPTVLTDVPADALVAATEIFGPVAAVQRFSTEDEAIARANATEFGLAGYVFTQNLDRALNVADRLETGLVGINQGVPSNAAAPFGGVKQSGVGREGSGEGLEEYQEVRFYNIARRGTA, encoded by the coding sequence ATGACAACACCCGTGCGTTCCGCCGACCCGGCGGAGGTGGCGCGCGCCGACGAGGTGATCGCGGGGATCGCCCCGCCGAGCGGGCCCACGTTCCCGGTGCATGATCCGGCGACGGGGGAGCTCATCGCCGAGGTGGCAGACCACGACGTCGACGCCGCGCTGGCGGCCGTCGAACGCGCCGAGGCCGCGGGTCGGGCGTGGGCGAGGACGTCGGCCCGCACCCGCGCCGACGTGCTGCTGGCGTGGTACGACCAGTTGACCGCGCACACCGACGATCTCGCGGCGCTGATCACCCGCGAGATGGGCAAGCCGCTGGCCGAGTCGCTCACCGAGGTGCGCTACGGCACCGATTTCGTCCGGTGGTACTCCGAGGAGGCGAGCCGACCGGGCGGGACGTACCGCGAGCTGCCCGCGGGCGGCGCCGACGTGCTGGTCCGGCGCGCCCCCGTCGGGCTGTCGGTGCTGATCACGCCGTGGAACTTCCCGCTGGCGATGGCGACCCGCAAGATCGCCCCGGCGCTGGCGGCCGGCTGCCCGGTGGTGATCAAACCCGCCGAGCTGACCCCGCTGACCACGATGTACGCCGTCATGCTGGCCGAGCAGATCGGCGTTCCGGAGGGGCTCATCAACGTCGTGACCACGTCGTCGCCGTCGTCGTTCAGCGAGGCGGTGCTGCGTGATCCGCGGGTGCGCAAGGTGTCGTTCACCGGGTCCACCGAGGTCGGTCGCGTCCTGCTGAACCTGGCTTCGCACAACGTGTTACGGACCTCGATGGAGTTGGGCGGCAACGCGGCGGTGCTGGTGTTCGACGACGCCGACCTGGACAGGGCGGTGGCGGGCACGTTCCAGGCCAAGATGCGCAACGGCGGTCAGTCGTGTATCGCGGCGAACCGCATCTTCGTGCAGGACACCATCCACGACGCCTTCGTCGAACGGCTCACCGACGCGATGGCCTCGGTGGTGGTGGGCAACGGGTTCGCGCCCGGTGTCGGGCTCGGCCCGCTGATCGATGACCGCGCCGTCGACTCGATGGTGCGCCTGGTCGCCGACGCCTACGAACGCGGCGCCGAGGTACGGACCGGGGGAGCGCCGCTGCCCGGCGGCGGCTACTTCTTCGAACCCACCGTGCTCACCGATGTGCCCGCCGACGCCCTGGTGGCGGCCACCGAGATCTTCGGACCGGTCGCCGCGGTGCAGCGGTTCTCCACCGAGGACGAGGCGATCGCCCGCGCCAACGCGACCGAATTCGGGTTGGCCGGTTACGTTTTCACCCAGAACCTGGACCGCGCGCTGAACGTCGCCGACCGCCTGGAGACCGGGCTGGTCGGCATCAACCAGGGCGTGCCGTCGAATGCGGCCGCCCCGTTCGGCGGGGTCAAACAGTCCGGTGTCGGGCGCGAGGGCAGCGGCGAGGGACTCGAGGAGTACCAGGAGGTGCGGTTCTACAACATCGCGCGCCGCGGCACGGCCTGA
- the speB gene encoding agmatinase: MNTPAPSPYVGPPDSEQMPRYAGLTTFARLPRAEDVGHVDVGVLGVPFDSGVSYRPGARFGPSAVREASRLLQGYNQFQDVAPFQVQQVADLGDVNANPFNIEEALTAIERRAKELTAAGTKIVTIGGDHTIALPLLRAAADAHGPVALLHFDAHLDTWDTYFGQPYTHGTPFLRAHEEGLLSRDHLTHVGIRANLHHKHDLDRDAAIGFGIISTMDIAERGVGEIISAMKERIGDTPVYISIDIDVLDPSHAPGTGTPEAGGLTSREMIQMLRGISDLNIVGADVVEVAPSYDWAQLTGLAASSLIYELISIFGVKAAAK; the protein is encoded by the coding sequence ATGAACACCCCAGCACCGTCTCCGTACGTCGGGCCACCGGACTCCGAGCAGATGCCGCGCTACGCGGGCCTGACGACGTTCGCGCGCCTGCCGCGCGCCGAGGACGTCGGCCACGTCGACGTCGGGGTGCTGGGCGTGCCGTTCGACTCCGGTGTCTCGTACCGGCCGGGTGCCCGGTTCGGCCCCTCAGCGGTCCGGGAGGCCAGCCGACTCCTGCAGGGCTACAACCAGTTTCAGGATGTGGCACCGTTCCAGGTGCAACAGGTGGCCGACCTCGGTGACGTCAACGCCAACCCGTTCAACATCGAGGAGGCGCTGACGGCGATCGAGCGGCGGGCCAAGGAACTGACCGCGGCGGGCACGAAGATCGTCACGATCGGCGGTGACCACACCATCGCGCTGCCACTGCTACGCGCCGCCGCCGACGCGCACGGCCCGGTGGCGCTGCTTCACTTCGACGCCCACCTCGACACCTGGGACACCTACTTCGGCCAGCCTTACACCCACGGCACCCCGTTCCTGCGCGCCCACGAGGAGGGGCTGCTGTCCCGGGATCACCTGACGCATGTGGGGATCCGGGCGAACCTGCACCACAAGCACGATCTCGACCGGGACGCGGCGATCGGCTTCGGCATCATCTCCACCATGGATATCGCCGAACGCGGTGTCGGGGAGATCATCTCGGCGATGAAGGAGCGCATCGGCGACACCCCGGTCTACATCTCGATCGACATCGACGTGCTCGACCCCTCGCACGCCCCGGGCACTGGAACCCCGGAGGCCGGCGGCCTGACGTCGCGGGAGATGATCCAGATGCTGCGCGGCATCTCCGATCTCAACATCGTCGGCGCCGACGTGGTCGAGGTGGCGCCGAGCTACGACTGGGCGCAGCTGACCGGGCTGGCCGCCTCCTCGCTGATCTACGAACTGATCAGCATCTTCGGTGTGAAGGCCGCCGCGAAGTGA
- a CDS encoding sigma 54 modulation/S30EA ribosomal C-terminal domain-containing protein encodes MSSAVEPFRDPDFPNITVVGDVLTYDAQRVARAVGEVLRNRGLGGEVRVRLSAAALPGNPLVVQVNLGEGDTALRMQTVIRDVEDLVPVQTRLVEQIVRTRRPWRPRRWPDRSRCILSAPELAVIARRKLVPLARATPLDAAAAMDAMDYDVHLFTDAETGEEAVVYRAGPSGLRLNRQRHVHPPGGSRAPIPPPQPLVVNPRPTPVLSDDDALARLCEHSLGFLFYTDPDSGRGRLLYPRYDGGITLIAPAT; translated from the coding sequence GTGAGTTCCGCGGTCGAGCCCTTCCGCGACCCGGACTTCCCGAACATCACCGTGGTCGGCGACGTCCTGACCTACGACGCGCAACGGGTCGCGCGGGCGGTGGGCGAGGTGCTGCGCAACCGCGGCCTGGGCGGTGAGGTCCGGGTCCGGCTGAGCGCGGCGGCGCTGCCGGGCAATCCGCTGGTGGTCCAGGTCAATCTCGGTGAGGGTGACACCGCGCTGCGCATGCAGACCGTCATCCGCGACGTCGAGGATCTGGTCCCGGTGCAGACGCGACTGGTCGAACAGATCGTGCGGACCCGCAGGCCGTGGCGGCCGCGGCGCTGGCCGGATCGCAGCCGCTGCATCCTGTCCGCCCCGGAACTGGCGGTCATCGCGCGCCGCAAGCTGGTGCCGCTGGCGCGCGCCACCCCGCTGGACGCCGCGGCGGCGATGGACGCGATGGACTACGACGTGCACCTGTTCACCGACGCCGAGACCGGTGAGGAGGCGGTGGTGTACCGGGCCGGCCCGTCCGGTTTGCGGTTGAACCGCCAGCGCCACGTACACCCGCCCGGAGGATCCCGCGCGCCGATCCCGCCGCCGCAGCCGCTGGTGGTAAACCCGCGTCCCACACCGGTTCTCAGCGACGACGACGCGCTGGCCAGGCTGTGTGAGCACAGCTTGGGCTTCCTGTTCTACACCGACCCCGACAGCGGTCGCGGCCGGCTGTTGTACCCGCGCTACGACGGCGGTATCACGCTGATCGCGCCCGCCACCTAG
- a CDS encoding aminotransferase family protein, whose product MTAAASTPALWPAQAHVPSVLGRQIVVERGEGSYIVTADGRRLFDGTAGLWHANVGHGRPELADAAAEQMRRLETYHVFGRFVNDQAVALAERLAAMSPIPDSKVILNSGGGDAIDLACKLARRHWQRAGRRSKTMILSREYAYHGLHAYGTSIGGLDFNREGYGTESLVPETARIPLHDVAATAALIDEIGADNIAALVTEPVQGTGGVHPPREDYLRRIADLCRANDILLILDEVITGFGRTGTMFAAERYGVTPDLITFAKGVTSGYAPLGGVLIARPIWEPFFADGPDTPIFRHGATYSGHATACAVAMRNLDILEQEALLDRVKHLAVRLGDGLTALAQRCPGVAEVRFAGFLGGVALTDDLDAVQVADRLIDAGFVSRPLRGNTLQISPPYITTDDELDAFLAAIETTVTELAS is encoded by the coding sequence GTGACCGCAGCCGCATCCACACCGGCACTGTGGCCGGCGCAGGCGCATGTGCCGTCGGTGCTCGGCAGGCAGATCGTGGTCGAGCGCGGTGAGGGTTCCTACATCGTGACCGCGGACGGCAGAAGGCTTTTCGACGGCACCGCGGGGCTGTGGCACGCCAACGTCGGGCACGGCAGGCCGGAGCTCGCCGACGCCGCGGCCGAACAGATGCGCCGGCTGGAGACCTACCACGTCTTCGGGCGGTTCGTGAACGATCAGGCGGTGGCGCTGGCCGAGCGGTTGGCGGCGATGTCGCCGATCCCCGACAGCAAGGTGATCCTGAACTCGGGCGGCGGTGACGCCATCGATCTGGCGTGCAAGCTCGCCCGCCGGCACTGGCAGCGGGCGGGTCGCCGGTCGAAGACGATGATCCTCAGCCGCGAGTACGCCTATCACGGTCTGCACGCGTACGGGACCAGCATCGGCGGCCTGGACTTCAACCGCGAGGGTTACGGCACCGAGTCCCTGGTCCCGGAGACGGCGCGGATACCGCTGCACGACGTGGCCGCCACCGCGGCGCTGATCGACGAGATCGGGGCCGACAACATCGCGGCGCTGGTCACCGAACCCGTCCAGGGCACGGGCGGGGTGCACCCACCGCGCGAGGACTACCTGCGCCGGATCGCCGACCTGTGCCGCGCCAACGACATCCTGCTGATCCTCGACGAGGTGATCACCGGCTTCGGCCGCACCGGAACCATGTTCGCCGCCGAACGCTACGGCGTCACACCGGATCTCATCACCTTCGCCAAGGGGGTGACGTCGGGGTACGCGCCGCTGGGCGGAGTGCTGATCGCGCGGCCGATCTGGGAGCCGTTCTTCGCCGACGGTCCGGACACCCCGATCTTCCGGCACGGCGCCACCTACTCGGGTCACGCCACGGCGTGCGCCGTCGCGATGCGCAACCTCGACATCCTCGAACAGGAGGCGCTGCTGGACCGGGTCAAGCACCTCGCGGTGCGGCTCGGCGACGGCCTGACCGCGCTGGCGCAGCGCTGCCCGGGTGTGGCGGAGGTCCGCTTCGCCGGGTTCCTCGGCGGCGTCGCGCTCACCGACGACCTCGACGCGGTACAGGTGGCCGACCGGCTCATCGACGCCGGGTTCGTGTCACGGCCCCTGCGCGGCAACACCTTGCAGATCAGCCCGCCCTACATCACCACCGACGACGAGCTGGACGCGTTCCTGGCCGCCATCGAGACCACGGTCACCGAGCTCGCCTCATGA
- a CDS encoding ABC transporter substrate-binding protein: MERRGRVFRRWGAAMAVAAPLLLATACGSGGTDSAGEQTSAADKPALFASLPAEIQESGVIRNGADFTYPPLEYVEADGTTFTGVDYDLAEAIGEKLGVRIEHSNAAFGTLIPQLQAKRLDMVLSFATVTDERMEVVDFVEYSQSGTAMMVRKGNPENIKTLADLCGKSVGLQSGAVQVPIAEKASADCVAAGKPPIDIKQQGKDSEVQMLLRSGRIDVDLLDSPVAAYSASQGDEFEVVPGERYEVRPHGVMVLKGNDQLAEALKNAIDELMEDGTYKEILDKYHVPDIALDEAKISRAQG; encoded by the coding sequence ATGGAACGACGGGGCAGGGTATTCCGGCGCTGGGGCGCGGCGATGGCGGTGGCGGCGCCGCTGCTGTTGGCCACCGCATGCGGATCGGGCGGTACCGACTCGGCGGGGGAGCAGACCAGTGCCGCTGACAAACCGGCCCTGTTCGCCTCCCTCCCGGCCGAGATCCAGGAGTCCGGCGTAATCCGCAACGGCGCCGACTTCACCTATCCGCCGCTGGAGTACGTCGAGGCCGACGGCACCACCTTCACCGGCGTCGACTACGACCTCGCCGAGGCGATCGGCGAGAAGCTCGGGGTGCGCATCGAGCACTCCAACGCCGCGTTCGGCACCCTGATCCCGCAGCTGCAGGCCAAGCGCCTCGACATGGTGCTGTCCTTCGCCACGGTCACCGACGAACGCATGGAGGTCGTCGACTTCGTCGAGTACAGCCAGAGCGGCACCGCGATGATGGTGCGCAAGGGCAACCCGGAGAACATCAAGACCCTGGCCGACCTCTGCGGCAAGTCGGTGGGTCTGCAGTCCGGGGCCGTGCAGGTCCCGATCGCCGAGAAGGCCAGCGCCGACTGCGTCGCCGCCGGCAAGCCGCCGATCGACATCAAGCAGCAGGGCAAGGACTCCGAGGTGCAGATGCTGCTGCGCAGCGGCCGCATCGACGTCGACCTGCTGGACTCCCCGGTGGCCGCCTACAGCGCCTCGCAGGGCGACGAGTTCGAGGTGGTTCCCGGCGAGCGCTATGAGGTGCGGCCGCACGGGGTGATGGTGCTCAAGGGCAACGACCAGCTCGCCGAGGCGCTCAAGAACGCCATCGACGAGCTCATGGAGGACGGCACCTACAAGGAGATCCTGGACAAGTACCACGTCCCCGACATCGCCCTCGACGAGGCGAAAATCAGCCGCGCCCAGGGATAG
- a CDS encoding LLM class F420-dependent oxidoreductase produces the protein MEFGISTFVNDDTIDTVTLARAIEERGFHALAIAEHTHIPASRESAYPGGGELPDYYYRTLDPFVTLAAAAAVTSRIELITGIALLIQRDPIITAKETASIDLISGGRFVFGVGAGWNLEEMRHHGTDPKTRGALLDERIEAIKALWTTEPAEYHGTYVDFDASYLRPKPVQKPHPPILVGGDSNATVKRVIRHGAGWMSNPLPVDRLRMRIDQIRDGAGHDVPLSTFGTPIDPGYWDALQQLGYRQANLILPTRPRDESLRLLDEYAEKVAAYRG, from the coding sequence ATGGAATTCGGTATTTCGACGTTCGTCAACGACGACACCATCGACACGGTCACCCTGGCCCGGGCCATCGAGGAGCGCGGTTTCCACGCGCTGGCGATCGCCGAGCACACCCACATCCCGGCGAGCCGCGAATCGGCCTACCCGGGCGGCGGTGAACTGCCCGACTACTACTACCGGACACTCGATCCGTTCGTGACGCTGGCCGCGGCCGCGGCCGTCACCTCGCGTATCGAGCTGATCACCGGCATCGCGCTGCTCATCCAGCGCGACCCGATCATCACGGCCAAGGAGACGGCCAGCATCGACCTCATCTCCGGCGGCCGGTTCGTGTTCGGGGTCGGCGCCGGCTGGAACCTCGAGGAGATGCGCCACCACGGCACCGACCCGAAGACCCGCGGCGCGCTGCTCGACGAACGCATCGAGGCGATCAAGGCGCTGTGGACCACCGAGCCCGCCGAATACCACGGCACCTACGTCGATTTCGACGCCTCCTACCTGCGGCCCAAACCCGTGCAGAAGCCGCACCCGCCGATCCTGGTGGGCGGCGACTCCAACGCCACCGTCAAGCGGGTGATCCGCCACGGGGCCGGCTGGATGTCCAACCCGTTGCCGGTGGACCGGCTGCGGATGCGTATCGACCAGATCCGCGACGGCGCAGGCCACGACGTCCCGCTCAGCACGTTCGGCACGCCGATCGACCCGGGCTACTGGGATGCGCTGCAGCAGTTGGGGTATCGGCAGGCGAATCTCATTCTGCCCACCCGGCCGCGCGACGAATCGTTGCGACTGCTCGACGAATACGCCGAGAAGGTCGCGGCATACCGCGGCTAG
- a CDS encoding amino acid ABC transporter ATP-binding protein, protein MAPKVEIVDLHKSFGAVEVLKGINLDIAEGEVVTLLGRSGSGKSTLLRCINQLETPTSGLIYIDGVLQGWEERNGKLHELGAKAIARQRVGTGMVFQQFNLFPHMTALENVTSAQRVVLGRGRRAAEDRAREALTRVGLADRMANYPGQLSGGQQQRVAIARALAMDPSLMLFDEPTSALDPELVGEVLTAIRRLADDGMTMIVVTHEVAFAREISDRVVFMDDGLIVESGPAQQVIDDPQEPRTRAFLARHAAGGRVA, encoded by the coding sequence ATGGCGCCCAAGGTCGAGATCGTGGATCTGCACAAGTCGTTCGGCGCGGTCGAGGTGCTCAAGGGGATCAACCTCGACATCGCCGAGGGCGAGGTCGTCACCCTGCTCGGGCGCTCCGGCAGCGGCAAGAGCACCCTGTTGCGCTGCATCAACCAGCTGGAGACGCCCACCAGCGGGCTCATCTACATCGACGGTGTGCTGCAGGGCTGGGAGGAACGCAACGGGAAGCTGCACGAACTCGGCGCCAAGGCGATCGCCCGCCAACGCGTCGGCACCGGCATGGTGTTCCAGCAGTTCAATCTCTTCCCGCACATGACCGCGCTGGAGAACGTGACCTCCGCGCAGCGGGTGGTGCTCGGCCGCGGCCGTCGCGCCGCCGAGGACCGGGCCCGCGAGGCGCTGACCCGCGTCGGACTGGCCGACCGGATGGCGAACTATCCGGGCCAGCTGTCCGGCGGACAGCAGCAGCGCGTCGCCATCGCCCGGGCACTGGCGATGGACCCGTCGCTGATGCTCTTCGACGAACCCACCAGCGCCCTGGACCCGGAGCTGGTCGGTGAAGTCCTCACGGCGATACGCAGACTCGCCGACGACGGCATGACCATGATCGTGGTGACCCACGAGGTGGCGTTCGCCCGCGAGATCTCCGACCGCGTGGTGTTCATGGATGACGGGCTCATCGTCGAGTCCGGTCCCGCGCAGCAGGTGATCGACGACCCACAGGAACCGCGGACCCGTGCCTTTCTGGCCCGGCACGCCGCGGGCGGACGCGTGGCCTGA